The following is a genomic window from Lentimicrobium sp. L6.
TTCGCATTTCATTAATCATTTCCACTCTTTCGAGTTCTTCTTGAGGAGTAATATCTTTATATTTTTGCACAGCAAGGCTAGCACTCATTCTGTTTTTAATGACGTCTACGACTTCTATCACTTTATTCATGATATTCACTCGCAATTCAATCACATCACCAACCTTGACCTCACGTGAAGCTTTTACAGCTACATCATCAATCTTTACACGACCATTTTTACAGGCTTCAGCAGAAATACTTCGTGTTTTATAAAGACGAATAGCCCAAAGATATTTATCAATGCGAACTCCTGCCATTATTTATCTCTAAAAAACAATTTCATGGGGCTTCCATTAAAATTAAAGTTCTTACGAAGTTTATTTTCGAGGAAACGTGAATAAGGATCTTTCACCTCATTCGGAAGGTTACAGAAGAAAACAAATGAAGGATAGTGAGTTTTTAACTGGGTCACGTATTTAATACGAATATAACGCTCTCTGCTGGCTTGCGGAGGAGGAACAGACTCGATAATAGGTAACATGATATCATTCAACTTACTTGTTGTGATCTTTCTTGTTCTATTCTCATATACTTCATGAATAGTCTCCAAAGTTTTATGAATTCTTTGCTTAGTAATCACAGAAGTAAAAACGATAGGAATATCGGTAAATGGAGCTGTTCTTTGACGAATTTTTTCAGCAAACTCTAGATGAGTATTAGAACCTTTTTCAACTAAGTCCCATTTATTCACGACAATAACAACACCCTTATTATTTTTCTGAATGACAGAGAGAATGGCTAAATCTTGAGCTTCGAAGCCTTCATTGGCATCAATCATCAAAACACAAACATCGCTATTTTCTATAGCCCTAAGTGAACGCAAAACACTATAAAACTCAATATCCTCATTTACTTTGGCTTTTTTTCTAATTCCGGCTGTATCTACCAATTTGAATTTGAATCCAAATCTGTCGTATTCAGTATGAATAGTATCACGTGTAGTCCCC
Proteins encoded in this region:
- a CDS encoding RNA-binding S4 domain-containing protein, producing MAGVRIDKYLWAIRLYKTRSISAEACKNGRVKIDDVAVKASREVKVGDVIELRVNIMNKVIEVVDVIKNRMSASLAVQKYKDITPQEELERVEMINEMRTEHRDRGAGRPTKKDRRELSKIKMD
- the der gene encoding ribosome biogenesis GTPase Der, which gives rise to MGNYLAIVGRPNVGKSTLFNRLTKSRQAIVEPTSGVTRDRHYGQSHWNGVEFNVVDTGGYVMGSDDIFEEEIRKQVQLAIDEADVILFLVDVKDGITPLDEDAAEMLRTSNKTIFLVSNKVDNSAMYVNSAEFYALGLGEVYSISAINGSGTGDLLDVVIPAFPKEAPEPINDNIPRFTVVGRPNVGKSSLVNALLGDERNIVTNIAGTTRDTIHTEYDRFGFKFKLVDTAGIRKKAKVNEDIEFYSVLRSLRAIENSDVCVLMIDANEGFEAQDLAILSVIQKNNKGVVIVVNKWDLVEKGSNTHLEFAEKIRQRTAPFTDIPIVFTSVITKQRIHKTLETIHEVYENRTRKITTSKLNDIMLPIIESVPPPQASRERYIRIKYVTQLKTHYPSFVFFCNLPNEVKDPYSRFLENKLRKNFNFNGSPMKLFFRDK